CAAAAGCGCGTACGGACGAAAAATCGGATCTGTGTAAACTGCGCGTACGGACGAAAAAGCGTACGGACGACAAATTGGTGACGAAAGGAAAAATCCGAATCTTTTAGTTAAGATTTGTCTAACAAATTTGACTCCACATATATATCCctcatgttattttttttgaagtCAGACCTATATATCATTCACATAGTAGATAGAGTTATATTTCTTTGATAAAAACCATTTGTTGTTTTGGTTTTGTAAAATACCACGTCGAAGTTATAGCAAAGTGATAGTTCAATCGAATAATTGTAATTTtccaaattattatttttataatatcgCAAAGAGTTCAATACAAAGGATGGTCCGCTAAAGATGGTTTATAGTTTATAGTTTAATCAACGAGAGGCGCGGTTTTCCACGGGAGAAAAATGCGAGTGCAAACTGAAGGTTTGGGATGCAACATTCAGCAAAGTCACAAATAAATTATCCAAAGTCAATtccaaatacaaaaaaaaaatctaagtaaGAATTACACGAGATTGCAATGAACGAGCACGTCAAAAATCACTAAGCATAACACTCGCAAAGACCTGACAATCTACAAGACGATATCAATTCGATCGGGCATGCACGCAGGTGCATGCAGCTACGGTGACCATCAGACACCGTACACGAAGACCGGCAGCAGCATGGCCGCGACGGCGAGTCCGCCGGCGCCtagcgcggaggcggcgccgctggGGTGAGGCGGTGTAGGGGGAgcgttcgacggcggcggcggcgggctggccGGCGGAGGCGCGTCGTGGCCGATGACCTTGATGACCATCCTCTGCCCACGCTCGCAGTGGCCGGCGACGCCGCTGATGAAGTAGAAGAGGCCCTGCCGGTCCAGCCCCACCTCCGTGTCGCCGTTGTTGGAGAAGAAGATCGGGTGCTCCGCCTTGCACTTGTTGTAGTCGTCTTCCGTCACTACCATCACCGAGTCCTTCGCGTACTTGAAATCTGCATCAAATGCAAATCAATGTCGCGTActtgttatttttattacaaccggtagaagttgaatttaaacttaaaTGTTTATGAtgtaatatatttcatattaatatattttgtcaaaattttttaaatttttcgaTGACTATTTAGGTGGCATGCACGAAACGATGAATATCCCCTCTAGAGATGAAATCACTTTCCCTGTTCATTGCCGACAGAATTATTCGAAATggagattgatcgatcgatcgagtgatCTTACGGACGCTGTCGCCGACGAGGAAGCGGTTCTTGGACGCCCAGTCGTTGTACACGCCGGCGTCTTTGGCCGGCGGCACGGCCCAGCCGTGTTCCCCACCGACCTCGAAGGTGGTGGCGCCGGCACGCCGGACCGATGCGCCGAGGAGGgcgagaagcagcagcagcgcggggGAGACGAGGTGGTTCGTCGTCGTCATTACCGATCGCGAGATGGTGCAATGCAGAGGGCGGAGAGCGAATTAATAGCAGGTAAAGAGCGCGGATGGTCGAGCGGCAAGCCAGGAGCCCAGGtcccaggaggaggaggcggcggcggttttgGAGTCTTCAGCCAGGGAGGGAATAGTGGAGATTGCGACTACGTGGGCCGCATTGGCGTAGCTGCAATCTTGCATTCTTGCATGTCTAGTATGACTCGGCGATTGGTTGCCTCGTTTGACCGACGTGCCAATCAACTGCCAACTGCTAACTTGGTTCTCACTTCTCAGGCTCTGAGCTGATGGGCGTATC
This window of the Oryza sativa Japonica Group chromosome 4, ASM3414082v1 genome carries:
- the LOC4337375 gene encoding early nodulin-like protein 6, with the protein product MTTTNHLVSPALLLLLALLGASVRRAGATTFEVGGEHGWAVPPAKDAGVYNDWASKNRFLVGDSVHFKYAKDSVMVVTEDDYNKCKAEHPIFFSNNGDTEVGLDRQGLFYFISGVAGHCERGQRMVIKVIGHDAPPPASPPPPPSNAPPTPPHPSGAASALGAGGLAVAAMLLPVFVYGV